A region of Myxococcus stipitatus DSM 14675 DNA encodes the following proteins:
- a CDS encoding type I polyketide synthase: MGYFAVPYVIHFDDTMAYGSHHFLTNFKFQCAGREHLLFSPHFFEVPEFRRDFDRVLLLTHEGYSRNLSPANLGDRLVVFTSFEARGEVSLRFCFRTMKWDGTPVACGYQTVLCADRETGLLCPFPDSFRPCLDSLAGIFEPEGGLSVRERALKGGAAVQDLFPESLRALARQLLADPASLGTSRIVEDSLAVASGVKAEAAWRLPEGARAFLFAGQGSFEPELFVRLKALQPELREELAGVESVARRYGFDASALLAARDAAEVRSALEQSPRLDQLGIFLSGVLGARWLARQGQAPDVFVGHSFGEIAALTAAGALDLSAGAEVVCLRILALREVSDELGTLAAIALSEAETARALSECGAEQLVVAGRNHAKQTVVAGPRVELERLRTHLEQRGQGFTFVVSRYPFHHRALQPAAKMFRAALARIATKPSSKPVYSPIERRVYTGAPGELAEALAAHLLKPFDFLGAVELLSRAGCTRFLDCGTAGRLSRIVQRILPERKSLEVQAISELLPAEAPRGESAEVKPEDSVIAIVSLGCMFPGGAKDPEAYWRNIREGVSGIVDPGLAEPSLVTDFVGPTGTPDRAYTLLAGAVRNEDLVAPPGMEPVRFQEYVREQKLLAIALAQGVAGLEQLVARAPGRVQCLLGSTAEGSAEYDAALSVEAGEALLRAKGVGGAEVALLSQATREVLGVGARSSELAPHPTLQAVVEDVVGRGVSSVLLDAACASSLYAMALGMKSLQLGEVDLVLAGGVFSPGPGNSCLFSQFNGLSATGSRPFDARADGVIFGEGAGVVGLMRLPDALAAGLRVRAIIRGTGLSSDGRSSSANVPRVEGQVAAMNTCYSESGIDPATIQYLEAHGTATPAGDATELKSIARVFGGKRQGIQLASVKALIGHVGWAAGAASVIKLCKALEHRLIPKQSNFEKAGKELSALGTDFEVCVREQSWPENGEHPRRAATNGFGFGGTNAHLVLEEYRGGAVVARSAKWADTLVVVAAEGVYPDALGVPRTSDASQPGTRFDVGAYRPPSSVRLLPDITEDMDLTQGLALTAASALVQKLGKFEELRMGTAIVLGLEGKTRRGVEAIQRVLASSTRRKLREWVLSTPERAVLLPLAERLHDTVVGSLRPSGPYTLQGMMANVTPGRVAGALDVKGPNFVVDAGAASLAASLKAARGVLASGFELALVGGAHVLRPGEVSEGASLSEGVMLLAVTTAATAAKRGLKVLCHLHLSETRGPRDSAGVELPAHSAREGLEVLRAVQAAAGGSATTLRFRPDAASGARLEVRLTPGEAMPLSSPVLRSARAAEAITPVEQFQSTGRVHTEEGQRVAGALGRVQSAPSAIPEPTRTVASAETMRAVAGPPVPNAPGAADVAPPASGGDGFDHAAVIGYHAPVLVAQPARVTRAARLTGQRVLFIARDEVLAKELDEQARRLGAAEYRVVFAGTSSGAGRVLGIDTSSEERAEAGLQSLGFEPSLILAVHRLEAASSEARVVEDTALRHEALELLFLAARRSYEGLLAGSIELASLCVGGVGLRRVLHPVTGLFSGMLKSIAREVPSKNVRAIATTWRPLGEALDLALMELGSEEEGGPSVEVCFDAGARYVRRLRPTTTPATGESRLDAGSVVLLTGGGRGVTAVLAGALLKRYGCTVVLLGRSDPESAPARVLQASDAQLSEVEREFYATELASKPGTKMPELRARFERHLAVRELRSTLAELSRLPGRMVYRVADVTRAEDVARVMDELVDEHGRLDLVVHGAGTQTSKKLNRRRLSELRTNLDTKLRGLQQLHSASTSRFGPSVPFHVLTSAFSFIGNDGQADYGAANEALDRLCAWVSDRRTGTPWCSVGWLAWDGIGMTRGSEYRVLGASRKLRGIRAEEGEALFLQLIEGQPREAINVQLTESERSYYGLTLMPSAAPASPAVTKTVLKDLVVDAVQVPCLEDHLVRGTPTLPGAWALDLMLRAALGDGRPELRTVSIEDVRFSRFIRVKPGGRQDLRAECTPLADEPGLLSVRVRLVGDIVHGSGRVLERDVVHAEARFTLSAQAPRGAPALDAATPSGRGLSAEDPHCARGGPIELRKMFDCLEDIRLEPSARFAKLGLPSKTEDAGATVPALILDAALRLSAMHVNGVSDTVFAPIQFQRATFDRGLVSRPDAMPLRLSLKSLNPWIDGDILHCGTVAAVDDAGCLRMLLEGGVARPMA, encoded by the coding sequence ATGGGCTACTTCGCTGTCCCGTACGTCATCCACTTCGATGACACGATGGCCTACGGGAGCCATCACTTCCTCACCAACTTCAAGTTCCAGTGCGCGGGCCGGGAGCACCTGCTCTTCAGTCCGCACTTCTTCGAGGTGCCGGAGTTCCGCCGCGACTTCGACCGGGTGCTCCTGCTCACGCACGAGGGGTACTCGCGCAACCTGTCGCCCGCGAACCTGGGCGACCGGCTGGTGGTGTTCACCTCGTTCGAGGCGCGGGGCGAGGTGTCGCTGCGCTTCTGCTTCCGGACGATGAAGTGGGACGGGACGCCCGTCGCGTGCGGCTACCAGACGGTGCTGTGCGCGGACAGGGAGACGGGGCTGCTCTGCCCGTTCCCCGACTCGTTCCGCCCCTGCCTGGATTCGCTGGCGGGAATCTTCGAGCCCGAGGGCGGCCTCAGCGTCCGTGAGCGTGCGCTCAAGGGGGGCGCCGCGGTGCAGGACCTGTTCCCGGAGTCGCTGCGCGCGCTGGCGAGGCAGCTCCTCGCGGACCCGGCTTCGCTGGGGACGTCCCGCATCGTCGAGGACTCCCTGGCGGTGGCGTCCGGGGTGAAGGCGGAGGCCGCGTGGCGCCTGCCGGAGGGGGCCCGGGCGTTCCTCTTCGCGGGACAGGGGTCCTTCGAGCCCGAGCTGTTCGTCCGCCTGAAGGCGCTGCAGCCGGAGCTGCGGGAGGAGCTCGCGGGGGTGGAGTCGGTGGCGCGGCGCTACGGCTTCGACGCGAGCGCGCTGCTCGCGGCGCGGGACGCGGCCGAGGTGCGAAGCGCGCTGGAGCAGTCGCCTCGGCTGGACCAACTGGGCATCTTCCTGTCTGGGGTGCTGGGTGCGCGGTGGCTGGCGCGCCAGGGGCAGGCTCCCGACGTCTTCGTGGGACACAGCTTCGGAGAGATTGCCGCGCTGACGGCGGCTGGAGCGTTGGACCTGAGCGCGGGGGCGGAGGTGGTGTGCCTGCGCATCCTGGCGCTGCGCGAGGTGTCGGATGAGCTGGGCACGCTGGCGGCCATCGCGCTGAGCGAGGCGGAGACGGCACGTGCCCTGTCCGAGTGTGGCGCGGAGCAGCTGGTCGTCGCGGGGCGCAACCACGCGAAGCAGACCGTGGTCGCGGGGCCCCGCGTGGAGCTGGAGCGGCTCCGGACGCATCTGGAGCAGCGAGGGCAGGGCTTCACCTTCGTGGTGAGTCGTTATCCGTTCCACCACCGGGCGCTTCAGCCCGCGGCGAAGATGTTCCGCGCGGCCTTGGCGCGCATCGCGACGAAGCCGTCCTCGAAGCCCGTCTATTCGCCCATCGAGCGGCGCGTCTATACGGGGGCTCCGGGAGAGCTGGCGGAGGCGCTCGCGGCGCACCTGCTCAAGCCGTTCGATTTCCTGGGCGCCGTGGAGCTGCTGTCGCGCGCGGGGTGCACGCGCTTCCTGGACTGCGGGACGGCGGGCCGACTGTCGCGCATCGTCCAGCGCATCCTGCCGGAGCGGAAGTCGCTGGAGGTGCAGGCCATCTCCGAGCTGCTCCCCGCGGAGGCTCCTCGCGGGGAGTCCGCCGAGGTGAAGCCGGAGGACTCGGTGATCGCCATCGTGTCTTTGGGCTGCATGTTCCCGGGCGGAGCGAAGGACCCGGAGGCGTACTGGCGCAACATCCGCGAGGGCGTCAGCGGCATCGTCGACCCGGGGCTGGCCGAGCCCTCGTTGGTGACGGACTTCGTGGGCCCGACGGGGACTCCGGACCGGGCCTATACGCTGCTGGCGGGCGCGGTCCGGAATGAGGACCTGGTGGCTCCGCCCGGAATGGAGCCGGTGCGCTTCCAGGAGTACGTGCGGGAGCAGAAGCTGCTGGCCATCGCGCTGGCGCAGGGCGTGGCGGGGTTGGAGCAGCTCGTCGCTCGGGCGCCGGGGCGTGTCCAGTGCTTGTTGGGGTCCACCGCGGAAGGCTCCGCCGAGTACGACGCCGCGCTGAGCGTGGAGGCGGGAGAGGCGCTGCTCCGCGCGAAGGGCGTGGGCGGCGCGGAGGTGGCGCTGCTGTCACAGGCGACGCGGGAGGTGTTGGGTGTCGGGGCGCGCTCCTCCGAGCTCGCGCCGCATCCGACGTTGCAGGCGGTGGTGGAGGACGTGGTGGGCCGGGGTGTCTCCTCGGTGCTGCTCGACGCCGCGTGTGCCTCGTCGCTGTATGCGATGGCGCTGGGGATGAAGTCGCTCCAGTTGGGGGAGGTGGACCTGGTGCTCGCGGGTGGCGTCTTCTCGCCGGGGCCTGGGAACAGCTGCCTCTTCTCGCAGTTCAACGGGCTCTCGGCGACGGGGAGCCGGCCGTTCGATGCGCGCGCCGATGGCGTCATCTTCGGCGAGGGCGCGGGGGTGGTCGGCCTGATGCGGCTGCCGGACGCGCTCGCGGCGGGGCTCCGGGTTCGCGCCATCATCCGAGGCACGGGGCTCTCCAGTGACGGGCGCAGCAGCTCCGCCAACGTTCCTCGCGTGGAGGGACAGGTGGCGGCGATGAACACCTGCTACTCGGAGTCGGGCATCGACCCGGCGACCATCCAGTACCTGGAGGCGCACGGCACGGCCACGCCCGCGGGAGACGCGACGGAGCTGAAGTCGATTGCGCGGGTCTTCGGTGGCAAGCGCCAGGGCATCCAGCTGGCGAGCGTGAAGGCGCTGATTGGCCACGTGGGCTGGGCGGCGGGGGCCGCGTCGGTCATCAAGCTGTGCAAGGCGCTGGAGCACCGGCTCATCCCCAAGCAGTCGAACTTCGAGAAGGCCGGCAAGGAGCTGAGCGCGCTGGGCACGGACTTCGAGGTCTGCGTGCGCGAGCAGTCCTGGCCGGAGAATGGCGAGCATCCTCGGCGTGCCGCGACCAATGGCTTCGGCTTTGGCGGCACGAACGCGCACCTGGTGCTGGAGGAGTACCGGGGGGGCGCGGTGGTGGCGCGGAGCGCGAAGTGGGCGGACACGCTGGTCGTGGTGGCCGCCGAAGGGGTGTACCCCGATGCGCTCGGGGTGCCGAGGACGTCGGATGCGTCGCAGCCAGGGACGCGCTTCGACGTGGGGGCGTACCGGCCACCGTCCTCGGTGCGGCTGCTGCCGGACATCACCGAGGACATGGACCTCACGCAGGGGCTCGCGCTCACGGCCGCGAGTGCGCTGGTCCAGAAGCTCGGGAAGTTCGAGGAGCTGAGGATGGGGACGGCCATCGTGCTCGGGCTGGAGGGCAAGACGCGGCGAGGCGTGGAGGCGATTCAGCGGGTGCTGGCGTCCTCGACGCGAAGGAAGCTCCGTGAGTGGGTGCTGAGCACGCCCGAGCGCGCCGTGCTGCTGCCGTTGGCGGAGCGGCTGCATGACACGGTGGTGGGCTCGCTGCGTCCTTCGGGGCCGTACACGCTCCAGGGAATGATGGCCAACGTGACGCCGGGGCGTGTGGCCGGGGCGCTGGATGTGAAGGGCCCGAACTTCGTGGTGGATGCGGGAGCGGCCTCGTTGGCTGCCTCGCTGAAGGCCGCTCGAGGTGTGCTGGCGTCGGGCTTCGAGTTGGCGCTGGTGGGGGGGGCCCATGTCCTCCGGCCGGGGGAGGTCTCGGAAGGGGCCTCGCTCTCGGAGGGAGTGATGTTGCTGGCGGTGACCACCGCCGCGACGGCAGCGAAGCGGGGGTTGAAGGTGTTGTGCCACCTGCACCTGTCGGAGACCCGAGGCCCGCGTGACTCGGCGGGGGTTGAATTGCCAGCGCACTCGGCTCGGGAGGGGCTGGAGGTGCTGCGCGCCGTGCAAGCGGCGGCCGGAGGAAGCGCCACCACGTTGCGATTCCGTCCCGATGCCGCGAGCGGTGCGCGCCTGGAGGTCCGGCTGACGCCGGGCGAGGCCATGCCGCTGTCGTCACCCGTGTTGAGGAGTGCGAGAGCGGCGGAGGCGATTACCCCCGTCGAGCAGTTCCAGTCGACGGGGCGTGTGCACACCGAGGAGGGCCAGCGCGTTGCAGGCGCCCTCGGCCGTGTCCAGTCCGCTCCGTCCGCGATTCCAGAGCCGACGCGAACGGTCGCGAGCGCAGAAACGATGCGAGCGGTCGCGGGACCTCCCGTGCCGAACGCTCCCGGGGCCGCCGACGTGGCGCCCCCCGCCAGTGGCGGTGACGGCTTCGACCATGCCGCCGTCATCGGCTACCACGCCCCCGTGCTCGTCGCGCAGCCCGCGCGAGTGACGCGGGCGGCTCGACTCACCGGGCAGCGCGTCCTCTTCATCGCCCGGGATGAAGTCCTGGCGAAGGAGCTGGATGAACAGGCCCGACGCCTCGGGGCGGCCGAGTACCGAGTGGTCTTCGCCGGAACGTCGTCCGGAGCGGGCCGGGTCCTCGGCATCGACACCTCCAGCGAGGAGCGCGCGGAAGCGGGTCTCCAGTCCCTGGGCTTCGAGCCGAGCCTCATCCTCGCGGTCCACCGCCTGGAGGCCGCATCGAGCGAGGCCCGCGTCGTCGAGGACACGGCGCTGCGCCATGAAGCCCTGGAGCTGCTCTTCCTCGCGGCGCGGCGCTCCTACGAGGGGCTGCTCGCGGGGAGCATCGAGCTTGCGAGCCTGTGCGTCGGAGGCGTGGGGCTTCGTCGAGTCCTTCACCCGGTGACAGGCCTGTTCTCCGGAATGCTCAAGTCCATCGCACGAGAGGTCCCCTCGAAGAACGTCCGAGCCATCGCGACCACCTGGCGTCCACTCGGCGAGGCGCTGGACCTGGCGCTCATGGAGCTTGGCTCGGAGGAGGAAGGGGGCCCGTCGGTCGAGGTCTGCTTCGACGCCGGGGCACGCTACGTCCGCAGATTGCGCCCCACCACGACGCCCGCCACGGGCGAGTCGCGGCTCGATGCGGGCTCCGTGGTCCTGCTGACGGGCGGAGGCCGAGGCGTCACCGCGGTGCTCGCTGGCGCGCTCCTGAAGCGCTACGGCTGCACCGTGGTCCTGCTGGGTCGCAGCGACCCGGAGAGCGCTCCGGCGCGAGTGCTCCAAGCCTCGGACGCCCAGCTCTCCGAGGTGGAGCGGGAGTTCTACGCCACCGAGCTGGCCTCGAAGCCGGGCACGAAGATGCCGGAGCTTCGAGCCCGCTTCGAGCGGCACCTCGCGGTGCGAGAGCTGCGCTCCACGCTCGCGGAGCTCTCACGACTGCCGGGCCGCATGGTCTACCGCGTGGCGGATGTCACCCGCGCCGAGGACGTGGCGCGAGTGATGGACGAGCTGGTCGACGAGCACGGCCGCCTGGACCTCGTCGTCCACGGCGCCGGAACCCAGACCTCCAAGAAGCTGAACCGCCGCCGGCTCTCGGAGCTGCGCACGAACCTGGACACGAAGCTGCGAGGACTCCAGCAGCTGCACTCGGCCAGCACGAGCCGCTTCGGCCCGTCGGTGCCGTTCCATGTCCTCACGTCCGCGTTCAGCTTCATCGGGAATGACGGACAGGCGGACTACGGCGCGGCGAACGAGGCGCTGGACCGGCTCTGCGCCTGGGTGAGCGACCGCCGCACGGGGACCCCCTGGTGCAGCGTGGGCTGGCTCGCCTGGGACGGCATCGGCATGACGCGAGGCTCCGAGTACCGCGTGCTCGGCGCCAGCCGGAAGCTCCGTGGGATTCGCGCCGAGGAAGGCGAGGCGCTCTTCCTGCAGCTCATCGAGGGCCAGCCGCGCGAGGCCATCAACGTGCAGCTCACCGAGAGCGAGCGCTCCTACTACGGCCTGACGTTGATGCCGTCGGCCGCGCCCGCGAGTCCCGCTGTCACGAAGACGGTGCTCAAGGACCTGGTGGTGGACGCGGTCCAGGTTCCCTGCCTGGAGGACCACCTCGTCCGAGGCACCCCCACGCTGCCGGGCGCCTGGGCGTTGGACCTGATGCTCCGCGCCGCGCTGGGAGACGGCAGGCCGGAGCTGCGCACCGTCTCCATCGAGGACGTCCGCTTCTCGCGCTTCATCCGCGTGAAGCCCGGAGGCCGCCAGGACCTGCGCGCGGAGTGCACGCCGCTGGCCGACGAGCCCGGCCTGCTCAGCGTGAGGGTGCGGCTGGTCGGAGACATCGTCCATGGCTCGGGCCGGGTGCTCGAGCGCGACGTGGTCCACGCGGAAGCGCGCTTCACGCTGTCGGCGCAAGCGCCTCGGGGCGCACCGGCCTTGGACGCGGCCACGCCTTCCGGGCGCGGTCTCTCCGCCGAGGACCCGCACTGCGCACGCGGGGGCCCCATCGAGCTGCGGAAGATGTTCGACTGCCTGGAGGACATCCGCCTGGAGCCGTCGGCGCGCTTCGCGAAGCTGGGCCTCCCGTCGAAGACGGAGGACGCGGGGGCCACCGTGCCCGCGCTCATCCTCGACGCGGCCCTGCGGCTGAGCGCCATGCATGTGAATGGCGTGTCGGACACCGTCTTCGCGCCCATCCAGTTCCAGCGAGCCACCTTCGACCGAGGACTGGTGTCCAGGCCCGATGCCATGCCGCTGCGGCTCTCGTTGAAGTCACTCAACCCATGGATTGACGGAGACATCCTCCACTGCGGCACCGTCGCGGCGGTCGACGACGCGGGGTGCCTGCGGATGCTCCTCGAGGGCGGCGTCGCCCGGCCCATGGCCTGA
- a CDS encoding outer membrane beta-barrel protein, which produces MKSRTQWMLCSLSFALAASPALAQDGEDTDSGYSDDSGESSEGGGFALGLRAGLGIPFGKFTSEESASASNKVSDTFSAAIPLQVEAGYFFNPNIYVGAYFQYGILSLKDDCPDQVDCSASQLRFGANVAYHFQATPKIDPWVGLGIGYEIASQTTSATVGNTDVEATASVKGLEFVSAQGGLDFRITPAFSVGPYLTYTLGQYSTVSISGESGGNERDESEDIEEKAMHSWVYGGVRMQMRF; this is translated from the coding sequence ATGAAAAGCCGCACGCAGTGGATGTTGTGCTCCCTGTCTTTCGCTCTCGCCGCGTCGCCTGCCCTGGCCCAGGACGGTGAGGACACCGACTCGGGCTACTCGGACGACAGCGGCGAGTCTTCGGAGGGCGGTGGCTTCGCGCTGGGCCTGCGCGCGGGCCTGGGCATTCCGTTCGGCAAGTTCACGAGCGAGGAGAGCGCCTCGGCCAGCAACAAGGTCAGCGACACCTTCTCGGCCGCCATCCCGTTGCAGGTGGAGGCGGGCTACTTCTTCAACCCGAACATCTATGTGGGCGCGTACTTCCAGTACGGCATCCTCTCGCTGAAGGATGACTGTCCCGACCAGGTGGACTGCAGCGCGAGCCAGCTCCGCTTTGGCGCCAATGTCGCCTATCACTTCCAGGCGACCCCGAAGATCGACCCCTGGGTCGGTCTGGGCATCGGCTACGAAATCGCCAGCCAGACCACCTCCGCCACCGTGGGGAACACGGACGTCGAGGCGACGGCCAGCGTCAAGGGCCTGGAGTTCGTCTCCGCCCAGGGCGGCCTCGACTTCCGCATCACGCCCGCGTTCTCCGTGGGCCCCTACCTGACGTACACGCTGGGCCAGTACTCCACCGTCTCCATCTCGGGTGAGTCCGGTGGCAACGAGCGGGATGAGTCGGAGGACATCGAGGAGAAGGCGATGCACTCCTGGGTGTACGGCGGCGTGCGGATGCAGATGCGCTTCTAG
- a CDS encoding NADH:flavin oxidoreductase, translating into MAGLFEPLELREGVVARNRIWLAPLTNMQSHTDGTLSDDELRFLSRRAAGGFGLVETCAAHVKQDGKAWPGELGVHDDAMLPGLTRLAKAIHQDGALLSAQLFHGGLRADPAVSGLECWGPSAHRDERSQCRAATEEDILSTIDAFASAARRCDQAGFDGVELHGAHGYVLSQFLSTVYNQREDTWGGSLENRSRLLRETLTAVRRAVPSRVLAVRISPEDYGQAKGLDLDENLEVARMLADAGMDVLHLSLWRAALNTLKRPQEHAVTLFRRALPSRVKIVVAGAIWTREDAEAQLARGADAVALGRGAIANHDWPQRIHRGEDLHLAPVSEDVLLQGGASPGFVGYLRGWKNFVAP; encoded by the coding sequence ATGGCAGGACTTTTCGAACCGCTGGAGCTTCGCGAGGGTGTCGTCGCGCGCAACCGCATCTGGCTGGCGCCGCTGACGAACATGCAGAGCCACACCGACGGCACGCTGTCCGACGACGAGCTGCGCTTCTTGTCCCGGCGCGCGGCGGGAGGCTTCGGCCTGGTGGAGACCTGCGCCGCGCACGTGAAGCAGGACGGCAAGGCCTGGCCCGGCGAGCTGGGCGTCCACGATGACGCGATGCTCCCGGGCCTGACGCGTCTGGCGAAGGCGATTCATCAGGACGGAGCGCTGCTGTCCGCCCAGCTCTTCCACGGCGGGCTGCGCGCGGACCCCGCGGTCAGCGGGCTCGAGTGCTGGGGCCCGAGCGCCCACCGCGACGAGCGCAGTCAGTGCCGCGCGGCGACGGAGGAGGACATCCTCTCCACCATCGACGCCTTCGCGAGCGCGGCCAGGCGATGCGACCAGGCGGGCTTCGACGGCGTGGAGCTCCATGGCGCGCATGGCTACGTGCTGTCCCAGTTCCTGAGCACCGTCTACAACCAGCGCGAGGACACGTGGGGCGGCTCGCTCGAGAACCGCTCACGGCTCCTGCGCGAGACGCTGACCGCGGTGCGCCGCGCCGTGCCGTCCCGGGTCCTCGCCGTGCGCATCTCTCCGGAGGACTACGGCCAGGCGAAGGGGTTGGACCTCGATGAGAACCTGGAGGTCGCCCGGATGCTCGCGGACGCGGGCATGGATGTCCTCCACCTGTCCTTGTGGCGCGCCGCGCTCAACACCCTGAAGCGCCCCCAGGAACATGCCGTGACGCTGTTCCGTCGCGCGCTGCCGTCGCGGGTGAAGATCGTCGTGGCGGGTGCCATCTGGACGCGAGAGGACGCGGAGGCCCAGCTCGCGCGAGGCGCGGACGCCGTGGCCCTGGGACGTGGCGCCATCGCCAACCACGACTGGCCCCAGCGCATCCACCGAGGCGAGGACCTCCACCTCGCGCCTGTCTCCGAGGACGTCCTGCTCCAGGGCGGTGCGTCACCGGGCTTCGTGGGCTACCTGCGCGGCTGGAAGAACTTCGTCGCTCCCTGA
- a CDS encoding fatty acid desaturase family protein, giving the protein MNSTALSTVPVPIEDPKHLRAELRRVLPPASFEPQAHRGVIALALVPLILGGMAWVAWGGLPWWASLVIAFVLGQMVTCVGLAAHEALHHSVFRSRFWEDVIGWAGFSPFLVTPGNWRAWHVQAHHSAANIFDRDPDILPRQPDLRTQWFARLFHAISPGSGTWLSYVSFSFFFTGQGQAFLWHHINQPHLQHVRMNRLKERVFTLLLAVGWGALGWAMGPRGALYAILIPMVVANITLMIYIATNHWLLGASEDSDNPFVNTASVETHPLMNWAHLNFSYHQEHHIFPAMSPRFAPLLRKHLREIRPEVSLVYPHLHALRTLYSRPALYSPTDGSTLVGRDGSPSVTIEELRKRLEASGPLAS; this is encoded by the coding sequence ATGAACTCCACTGCATTGTCGACAGTCCCAGTGCCCATCGAGGACCCCAAGCACCTGCGCGCGGAGCTGCGCCGGGTGCTGCCTCCCGCATCCTTCGAACCTCAAGCCCACCGGGGCGTCATCGCGTTGGCGCTGGTGCCGCTCATCCTGGGCGGCATGGCGTGGGTGGCGTGGGGCGGACTGCCCTGGTGGGCCAGCCTCGTCATCGCCTTCGTGTTGGGGCAGATGGTGACCTGCGTGGGGCTGGCGGCCCACGAGGCACTCCACCACTCCGTCTTCCGCAGCCGGTTCTGGGAAGACGTCATCGGCTGGGCGGGCTTCAGTCCCTTCCTCGTGACGCCGGGCAACTGGCGGGCCTGGCATGTCCAGGCACACCACAGCGCGGCGAACATCTTCGACCGGGACCCGGACATCCTCCCGCGCCAACCCGACTTGCGCACCCAGTGGTTCGCCCGCTTGTTCCACGCGATATCGCCGGGCTCCGGGACGTGGCTCAGCTACGTCAGCTTCAGCTTCTTCTTCACCGGGCAGGGGCAGGCCTTCCTCTGGCATCACATCAACCAACCCCACCTCCAGCACGTGCGCATGAACCGTCTGAAGGAGCGCGTCTTCACGCTGCTGCTCGCGGTGGGGTGGGGCGCGTTGGGGTGGGCCATGGGGCCCAGGGGCGCGCTCTACGCCATCCTCATCCCGATGGTCGTCGCGAACATCACCCTGATGATCTACATCGCCACGAACCACTGGCTCCTGGGCGCCTCCGAGGACAGCGACAATCCCTTCGTGAACACGGCGAGCGTGGAGACCCACCCGCTGATGAACTGGGCGCACCTCAACTTCAGCTATCACCAGGAGCACCACATCTTCCCGGCGATGAGTCCTCGCTTCGCGCCGCTCCTGCGCAAGCACCTGCGCGAAATCAGGCCCGAGGTCTCGCTCGTCTATCCCCACCTCCACGCCTTGCGCACGCTGTACTCGCGCCCGGCGCTGTATTCACCCACGGACGGGTCGACGCTGGTGGGCCGCGATGGCTCGCCGTCGGTGACCATCGAGGAGCTCCGCAAGCGGCTCGAGGCCTCGGGTCCGCTCGCCTCCTGA
- a CDS encoding SDR family oxidoreductase, giving the protein MSPSSRLGPLSHSHVLERIRHCAATVTRYPLDILTAEAQLEDELGIDSVKLAEIAAVVAREFGLAVERLPRGAKARTLSLIAEQVVAQLEDAAPAPVPAAPSIPAPVASPLAAGLPLDLEARVRAVFARVTRYPEELLTPEADLEDELGIDSVKLAEVLAVLAKELSLELGPRPSRRLRTLSAVSEELRSRQGNAPVTSAVAQVPQGVAPPPVAVRQPLPFEGKVALVTGSGKGIGKVIAQRLASAGATVVVNSFHSRDEGERTAQEIVAAGGKALHVWGSVAQEEHLERLFTTLAERLGGLDLLVCNASNGLIGPFDRIAPRDWDKAFRTCVTGTYECAMRARPLMARRGGGAIVTMSTSMSQRYMYDLGCQGVVKAGVESLTRYLAAELAPEGIRTNCVSAGPVHGELLGMFPNAPGRVSRWEAATPGGQLCTAEDVADVTELLLGPKTQRVNGAVWVVDGGLSATVDGLLPDGRPQVNGHDLRALSALDS; this is encoded by the coding sequence ATGTCCCCGTCATCACGCCTGGGTCCCCTGTCGCATTCACACGTCCTGGAGCGGATTCGCCACTGCGCGGCGACTGTCACCCGGTATCCGCTCGACATCCTGACGGCCGAGGCGCAGCTGGAGGACGAGCTGGGAATCGACTCCGTGAAGCTCGCGGAGATTGCCGCCGTCGTCGCGCGTGAGTTCGGCCTCGCGGTGGAGCGGCTGCCTCGGGGCGCGAAGGCGCGCACCTTGAGCCTCATCGCCGAACAGGTGGTGGCGCAGCTCGAGGACGCTGCCCCCGCACCCGTGCCCGCGGCCCCGTCCATTCCCGCGCCCGTGGCTTCTCCCTTGGCGGCCGGCCTTCCGTTGGACCTGGAGGCTCGGGTGCGCGCCGTGTTCGCTCGGGTGACGCGCTACCCGGAGGAGCTGCTGACGCCGGAGGCGGATTTGGAGGATGAGCTGGGCATCGACTCCGTGAAGCTCGCGGAGGTGTTGGCCGTGCTCGCCAAGGAGCTGAGCCTGGAGCTGGGGCCTCGGCCGTCGCGGCGGCTGCGCACGCTCTCGGCCGTGAGCGAGGAGCTCCGCTCCCGCCAGGGGAATGCGCCCGTGACGAGCGCGGTGGCGCAGGTGCCGCAAGGGGTGGCGCCGCCGCCCGTCGCCGTCCGGCAGCCGCTTCCCTTCGAGGGGAAGGTGGCGCTCGTCACCGGCTCCGGGAAGGGGATTGGAAAGGTCATCGCGCAGCGGCTGGCCAGCGCGGGGGCGACGGTGGTCGTGAACTCGTTCCACTCCCGGGACGAGGGCGAGCGCACCGCGCAGGAGATTGTCGCCGCGGGGGGCAAGGCGCTGCACGTGTGGGGCTCCGTCGCGCAGGAGGAGCACCTGGAGCGGCTGTTCACCACCCTCGCGGAGCGGCTGGGAGGCTTGGACCTCCTGGTGTGCAACGCCTCCAACGGGCTGATTGGCCCGTTCGACCGCATCGCCCCGCGCGACTGGGACAAGGCGTTCCGCACGTGTGTCACCGGGACCTACGAGTGCGCCATGCGCGCCCGTCCGCTGATGGCGCGGCGAGGTGGCGGCGCCATCGTCACCATGTCGACCTCGATGTCGCAGCGGTACATGTATGACCTGGGCTGCCAGGGCGTGGTGAAGGCGGGCGTGGAGTCGCTCACGCGCTACCTGGCGGCGGAGCTGGCGCCGGAGGGCATCCGCACCAACTGCGTGTCGGCGGGCCCGGTGCATGGGGAGCTGCTGGGCATGTTCCCCAACGCGCCAGGGCGGGTGTCTCGCTGGGAGGCCGCCACGCCGGGCGGGCAACTCTGCACGGCGGAGGACGTGGCCGACGTGACGGAGCTGCTCCTGGGCCCGAAGACACAGCGGGTGAACGGGGCCGTCTGGGTGGTGGACGGCGGGCTCTCCGCGACGGTGGATGGACTGCTTCCCGACGGGCGGCCGCAAGTCAACGGACACGACCTGCGGGCGCTGAGCGCACTGGATTCCTGA